The following proteins are encoded in a genomic region of Parus major isolate Abel chromosome 18, Parus_major1.1, whole genome shotgun sequence:
- the SPAG9 gene encoding C-Jun-amino-terminal kinase-interacting protein 4 isoform X9: protein MNPGCMLLFVFGFVGGAVVINSAILVSLSVLLLVHFSISTGVPALTQNLPRILRKERPISLGIFPLPAGDALLTPEAQREVAETPAAEHWKFHELSQPRSHTSLKDELSDVSQAGSKCTTPASTAASDDPVLPAETPQKENVEGLAKDREMSNEKLDVSKNIEVQAAQETRNVCTGGNENEEKSEVQAIIDSTPELDMDKDISGYKGSSTPTKGIKNKAFDRNTESLFEELSSAGSGLIGDVDEGADLLGEYSGMGREVENLILENTQLLETKNALNVVKNDLIAKVDELTCEKDVLQGELEAVKQAKQKLEEKNKELEEELRKARAEAEEARQKAKEDDDSDVPTAQRKRFTRVEMARVLMERNQYKERLMELQEAVRWTEMIRASRENPAMQEKKRSSIWQFFSRLFSSSSNTAKKPEPPVNVKYNAPTSHITPSVKKRSSTLSQLPSDKSKAFEFLSEETEASLASRREQKREQYRQVKAHVQKEDGRVQAFGWSLPQKYKQVANGGQGENKMKNLPVPVYLRPLDEKDTSMKLWCAVGVNLSGGKTRDGGSVVGASVFYNDVTGVDADGNKQQTGSQSSLDKLDQELKDQQKELKHQEELSSLVWICTSTHSATKVIIIDANQPGNILDSFIVCNSHVLCIASVPGARETDYPAGEEGSQEGDSSQVDKSSLCGSMTSNSSAETDSLLGGITVVGCTAEGLTGASGAHDINGASPVAEKQSDIATENNSVDENIPTAEEATEATEVNAGTGEDTADIAQTGVYTEHVFTDPLGVQHTTEASPVYQPNTESELYKDVAVLPNEQDLVREEAQKMSSLLPTMWLGAQNGCLYVHSSVAQWRKCVHAIKLKDSILSIVHVKGIVLVALADGTLAIFHRGVDGQWDLTNYHLLDLGRPHHSIRCMTVVHDKVWCGYRNKIYVVQPKAMKIEKSFDAHPRRESQVRQLAWVGDGVWVSIRLDSTLRLYHAHTYQHLQDVDIEPYVSKMLGTGKLGFSFVRITALMVSCNRLWVGTGNGVIISIPLTETVILHQGRLLGLRANKSAAGSGNRPGSVIRVYGDEHSDKVTPGTFIPYCSMAHAQLCFHGHRDAVKFFVAVPGQVVSPQSSGGTDLTPDKQAQESFNQSPLKSMLVISGGEGYIDFRMGDEGGESELLGEALPLEPSVAKAERSHLIVWQVMCGSE, encoded by the exons ATGAATCCGGGCTGcatgctgctgtttgtgtttggCTTCGTTGGCGGGGCGGTGGTCATTAACTCGGCCATCCTGGTGTCGctctctgttctgctgctcGTGCACTTTTCCATTTCCACTGGGGTGCCAGCTCTGACGCAGAACCTCCCAAGGATCCTCAG GAAGGAGCGTCCAATATCCCTGGGCATCTTCCCATTACCTGCAGGAGATGCTCTCCTCACGCCTGAGGCTCAGAGGGAGGTGGCAGAAACACCggcagcagagcactggaaatTCCACGAGCTGAGCCAGCCACGGTCCCACACCAGCCTCAAg GATGAGCTCTCTGATGTTAGCCAAGCAGGATCCAAATGTACTACTCCAGCATCCACAGCTGCTTCAGATgatcctgtgctgcctgctgaaacccctcaaaaggaaaatgttgaaGGGCTTGCAAAGGACAGAGAGATGTCGAATGAGAAACTGGATGTAAGCAAGAATATTGAAGTACAGGCAGCTCAAGAGACAAGAAATGTGTGCACTG ggggaaatgaaaatgaagaaaaatctgaagttcAGGCAATCATTGACTCAACTCCAGAGTTGGATATGGATAAAGACATCAGTGGATATAAGGGTTCCAG CACTCCCACCAAAGGCATCAAGAACAAAGCATTTGACCGTAACACAGAGTCACTCTTTGAAGAGCTGTCATCTGCTGGTTCTGGCCTAATTGGAGATGTGGATGAAGGTGCAGATTTACTGG GGGAATATTCTG GAATGGGGCGTGAGGTTGAAAACcttattttggaaaacactcagctgctggaaacaaA AAATGCACTGAATGTAGTGAAGAATGATTTAATAGCAAAGGTGGATGAATTGACCTGTGAGAAGGATGTACTACAAGGTGAATTAGAGGCtgtaaaacaagcaaaacaaaagcttgaagagaagaataaagaatTGGAAGAAGAGCTAAGAAA AGCTCGTGCAGAAGCAGAGGAAGCAAGACAGAAGGCTAAAGAGGATGATGAT AGCGATGTCCCCACGGCGCAGCGGAAACGCTTCACGCGCGTGGAAATGGCCCGAGTGCTGATGGAGAGGAACCAGTACAAGGAGAGGctgatggagctgcaggaggctgtCCGATGGACTGAGATGATAAG AGCATCCAGAGAAAATCCAGCCatgcaagagaagaaaagatcAAGCATTTGGCAATT TTTTAGCAGACTCTTCAGTTCATCCAGCAATACAGCAAAGAAACCAGAACCTCCTGTCAATGTTAAGTATAATGCTCCAACCTCGCACATTACTCCATCTGtcaagaaaagaagcagcaccTTATCTCAATTACCCAGTGACAAATCTAAAGCCTTTGAATTCCTCAGTGAAGA AACTGAAGCCAGTTTAGCCTCACGCCGGGAGCAGAAGAGAGAGCAGTACCGCCAGGTGAAAGCTCACGTCCAGAAAGAGGATGGCAGAGTGCAGGCTTTTGGCTGGAGTTTACCTCAGAAGTACAAACAG GTGGCAAATGGTGGACAGGGTGAAAATAAGATGAAGAACTTGCCTGTACCTGTTTATCTGAGACCTTTAGATGAGAAGGATACCTCTATGAAG ctgtgGTGTGCTGTAGGGGTGAACCTGTCAGGAGGGAAGACACGAGATGGAGGGTCTGTGGTTGGTGCCAGTGTGTTCTACAATGATGTGACTGGTGTGGATGCAGATGGCAACAAGCAGCAAACAGGATCCCAGAGTAGCTTAGATAAACTAGACCAAGAGCTCAAG GATCAGCAGAAGGAACTgaaacatcaggaagaattaTCCAGTCTGGTTTGGATCTGTACTAGCACACATTCTGCTACAAAAGTTATCATCATTGATGCAAATCAACCAGGGAATATTCTGGACAGTTTCATTGTTTGCAATTCTCATGTGCTTTGTATTGCCAGTGTGCCAG GGGCAAGGGAAACAGATTACCCTGCAGGAGAAGAAGGGTCCCAGGAAGGAGATTCCAGCCAAGTGGACAAATCTTCCCTGTGTGGCAGTATGACCagcaacagctctgctgagacTGACAGTCTGCTGGGGGGCATCACCGTGGTGGGCTGCACTGCTGAGGGTCTCACAGGGGCTTCTGGTGCCCATGACATCAATGGGGCCTCACCTGTGGCAGAGAAACAGTCAG ATATTGcaactgaaaataattcagtagATGAGAACATTCCAACGGCAGAGGAGGCAACAGAAGCAACAGAAGTCaatgcagggacaggagaagaCACAGCTGATATTGCACAAACTGGAGTCTACACAGAGCATGTCTTTACAGATCCCTTGGGAGTGCAGCATACAACAGAGGCATCCCCTGTGTATCAGCCTAA TACTGAATCAGAGTTATATAAGGATGTTGCAGTTCTGCCAAATGAGCAAGATCTAGTGAGAgaggaagcacagaaaatgagTAGCCTTTTACCAACCATGTGGCTTGGAGCACAGAATGGATG CCTGTATGTTCATTCGTCAGTGGCCCAGTGGAGGAAATGTGTACATGCCATTAAACTTAAAGATTCTATTCTCAGTATTGT ACATGTCAAAGGAATAGTCTTGGTTGCACTGGCAGATGGGACACTGGCCATCTTTCACCGGGGAGTTG ATGGTCAGTGGGATTTGACAAACTATCACCTCTTGGACCTGGGCCGGCCACACCACTCCATCCGGTGCATGACAGTGGTGCATGACAAGGTCTGGTGTGGCTACAGGAACAAAATCTATGTTGTTCAACCAAAGGCCATGAAAATAGAG AAGTCCTTTGATGCCCACCCAAGGAGGGAGAGCCAAGTGAGGCAGCTGGCATGGGTGGGGGACGGGGTGTGGGTGTCCATCCGCCTGGACTCCACCCTGCGCCTCTACCACGCCCACACCTACCAGCACCTGCAGGACGTGGACATTGAGCCCTATGTAAGCAAAATGCTTG GTACTGGTAAACTGGGATTCTCATTTGTGAGAATCACAGCACTTATGGTGTCTTGTAATCGTTTATGGGTAGGAACAGGAAATGGTGTCATCATCTCCATTCCATTAACAGAAA CTGTAATCCTCCACCAGGGACGTTTACTGGGGCTGCGGG CCAATAAAtcagcagcaggctctgggaaCCGTCCGGGGAGTGTGATCCGTGTGTATGGAGATGAGCACAGTGACAAAGTGACTCCAGGGACATTCATCCCCTACTGTTCCATGGCAcatgcacagctctgcttccatgGCCACCGAGATGCTGTGAAATTCTTTGTTGCAGTACCAG GTCAGGTTGTTTCCCCTCAGAGTAGTGGTGGAACAGATCTAACACCTGATAAACAAGCCCAAGAGTCCTTCAACCAGAGTCCCTTAAAATCAATGTTGGTGATAAGTGGTGGAGAAGGATATATTGACTTCAGAATGG GTGATGAAGGAGGAGAATCTGAACTCCTGGGGGAAGCTCTACCACTTGAACCTTCTGTAGCCAAAGCTGAGAGGAGTCACTTGATAGTGTGGCAAGTCATGTGTGGCAGTGAGTGA
- the SPAG9 gene encoding C-Jun-amino-terminal kinase-interacting protein 4 isoform X12: protein MNPGCMLLFVFGFVGGAVVINSAILVSLSVLLLVHFSISTGVPALTQNLPRILRKERPISLGIFPLPAGDALLTPEAQREVAETPAAEHWKFHELSQPRSHTSLKDELSDVSQAGSKCTTPASTAASDDPVLPAETPQKENVEGLAKDREMSNEKLDVSKNIEVQAAQETRNVCTGGNENEEKSEVQAIIDSTPELDMDKDISGYKGSSTPTKGIKNKAFDRNTESLFEELSSAGSGLIGDVDEGADLLGEYSGMGREVENLILENTQLLETKNALNVVKNDLIAKVDELTCEKDVLQGELEAVKQAKQKLEEKNKELEEELRKARAEAEEARQKAKEDDDSDVPTAQRKRFTRVEMARVLMERNQYKERLMELQEAVRWTEMIRASRENPAMQEKKRSSIWQFFSRLFSSSSNTAKKPEPPVNVKYNAPTSHITPSVKKRSSTLSQLPSDKSKAFEFLSEETEASLASRREQKREQYRQVKAHVQKEDGRVQAFGWSLPQKYKQVANGGQGENKMKNLPVPVYLRPLDEKDTSMKLWCAVGVNLSGGKTRDGGSVVGASVFYNDVTGVDADGNKQQTGSQSSLDKLDQELKDQQKELKHQEELSSLVWICTSTHSATKVIIIDANQPGNILDSFIVCNSHVLCIASVPGARETDYPAGEEGSQEGDSSQVDKSSLCGSMTSNSSAETDSLLGGITVVGCTAEGLTGASGAHDINGASPVAEKQSDIATENNSVDENIPTAEEATEATEVNAGTGEDTADIAQTGVYTEHVFTDPLGVQHTTEASPVYQPNTESELYKDVAVLPNEQDLVREEAQKMSSLLPTMWLGAQNGCLYVHSSVAQWRKCVHAIKLKDSILSIVHVKGIVLVALADGTLAIFHRGVDGQWDLTNYHLLDLGRPHHSIRCMTVVHDKVWCGYRNKIYVVQPKAMKIEKSFDAHPRRESQVRQLAWVGDGVWVSIRLDSTLRLYHAHTYQHLQDVDIEPYVSKMLGTGKLGFSFVRITALMVSCNRLWVGTGNGVIISIPLTETNKSAAGSGNRPGSVIRVYGDEHSDKVTPGTFIPYCSMAHAQLCFHGHRDAVKFFVAVPGQVVSPQSSGGTDLTPDKQAQESFNQSPLKSMLVISGGEGYIDFRMGDEGGESELLGEALPLEPSVAKAERSHLIVWQVMCGSE from the exons ATGAATCCGGGCTGcatgctgctgtttgtgtttggCTTCGTTGGCGGGGCGGTGGTCATTAACTCGGCCATCCTGGTGTCGctctctgttctgctgctcGTGCACTTTTCCATTTCCACTGGGGTGCCAGCTCTGACGCAGAACCTCCCAAGGATCCTCAG GAAGGAGCGTCCAATATCCCTGGGCATCTTCCCATTACCTGCAGGAGATGCTCTCCTCACGCCTGAGGCTCAGAGGGAGGTGGCAGAAACACCggcagcagagcactggaaatTCCACGAGCTGAGCCAGCCACGGTCCCACACCAGCCTCAAg GATGAGCTCTCTGATGTTAGCCAAGCAGGATCCAAATGTACTACTCCAGCATCCACAGCTGCTTCAGATgatcctgtgctgcctgctgaaacccctcaaaaggaaaatgttgaaGGGCTTGCAAAGGACAGAGAGATGTCGAATGAGAAACTGGATGTAAGCAAGAATATTGAAGTACAGGCAGCTCAAGAGACAAGAAATGTGTGCACTG ggggaaatgaaaatgaagaaaaatctgaagttcAGGCAATCATTGACTCAACTCCAGAGTTGGATATGGATAAAGACATCAGTGGATATAAGGGTTCCAG CACTCCCACCAAAGGCATCAAGAACAAAGCATTTGACCGTAACACAGAGTCACTCTTTGAAGAGCTGTCATCTGCTGGTTCTGGCCTAATTGGAGATGTGGATGAAGGTGCAGATTTACTGG GGGAATATTCTG GAATGGGGCGTGAGGTTGAAAACcttattttggaaaacactcagctgctggaaacaaA AAATGCACTGAATGTAGTGAAGAATGATTTAATAGCAAAGGTGGATGAATTGACCTGTGAGAAGGATGTACTACAAGGTGAATTAGAGGCtgtaaaacaagcaaaacaaaagcttgaagagaagaataaagaatTGGAAGAAGAGCTAAGAAA AGCTCGTGCAGAAGCAGAGGAAGCAAGACAGAAGGCTAAAGAGGATGATGAT AGCGATGTCCCCACGGCGCAGCGGAAACGCTTCACGCGCGTGGAAATGGCCCGAGTGCTGATGGAGAGGAACCAGTACAAGGAGAGGctgatggagctgcaggaggctgtCCGATGGACTGAGATGATAAG AGCATCCAGAGAAAATCCAGCCatgcaagagaagaaaagatcAAGCATTTGGCAATT TTTTAGCAGACTCTTCAGTTCATCCAGCAATACAGCAAAGAAACCAGAACCTCCTGTCAATGTTAAGTATAATGCTCCAACCTCGCACATTACTCCATCTGtcaagaaaagaagcagcaccTTATCTCAATTACCCAGTGACAAATCTAAAGCCTTTGAATTCCTCAGTGAAGA AACTGAAGCCAGTTTAGCCTCACGCCGGGAGCAGAAGAGAGAGCAGTACCGCCAGGTGAAAGCTCACGTCCAGAAAGAGGATGGCAGAGTGCAGGCTTTTGGCTGGAGTTTACCTCAGAAGTACAAACAG GTGGCAAATGGTGGACAGGGTGAAAATAAGATGAAGAACTTGCCTGTACCTGTTTATCTGAGACCTTTAGATGAGAAGGATACCTCTATGAAG ctgtgGTGTGCTGTAGGGGTGAACCTGTCAGGAGGGAAGACACGAGATGGAGGGTCTGTGGTTGGTGCCAGTGTGTTCTACAATGATGTGACTGGTGTGGATGCAGATGGCAACAAGCAGCAAACAGGATCCCAGAGTAGCTTAGATAAACTAGACCAAGAGCTCAAG GATCAGCAGAAGGAACTgaaacatcaggaagaattaTCCAGTCTGGTTTGGATCTGTACTAGCACACATTCTGCTACAAAAGTTATCATCATTGATGCAAATCAACCAGGGAATATTCTGGACAGTTTCATTGTTTGCAATTCTCATGTGCTTTGTATTGCCAGTGTGCCAG GGGCAAGGGAAACAGATTACCCTGCAGGAGAAGAAGGGTCCCAGGAAGGAGATTCCAGCCAAGTGGACAAATCTTCCCTGTGTGGCAGTATGACCagcaacagctctgctgagacTGACAGTCTGCTGGGGGGCATCACCGTGGTGGGCTGCACTGCTGAGGGTCTCACAGGGGCTTCTGGTGCCCATGACATCAATGGGGCCTCACCTGTGGCAGAGAAACAGTCAG ATATTGcaactgaaaataattcagtagATGAGAACATTCCAACGGCAGAGGAGGCAACAGAAGCAACAGAAGTCaatgcagggacaggagaagaCACAGCTGATATTGCACAAACTGGAGTCTACACAGAGCATGTCTTTACAGATCCCTTGGGAGTGCAGCATACAACAGAGGCATCCCCTGTGTATCAGCCTAA TACTGAATCAGAGTTATATAAGGATGTTGCAGTTCTGCCAAATGAGCAAGATCTAGTGAGAgaggaagcacagaaaatgagTAGCCTTTTACCAACCATGTGGCTTGGAGCACAGAATGGATG CCTGTATGTTCATTCGTCAGTGGCCCAGTGGAGGAAATGTGTACATGCCATTAAACTTAAAGATTCTATTCTCAGTATTGT ACATGTCAAAGGAATAGTCTTGGTTGCACTGGCAGATGGGACACTGGCCATCTTTCACCGGGGAGTTG ATGGTCAGTGGGATTTGACAAACTATCACCTCTTGGACCTGGGCCGGCCACACCACTCCATCCGGTGCATGACAGTGGTGCATGACAAGGTCTGGTGTGGCTACAGGAACAAAATCTATGTTGTTCAACCAAAGGCCATGAAAATAGAG AAGTCCTTTGATGCCCACCCAAGGAGGGAGAGCCAAGTGAGGCAGCTGGCATGGGTGGGGGACGGGGTGTGGGTGTCCATCCGCCTGGACTCCACCCTGCGCCTCTACCACGCCCACACCTACCAGCACCTGCAGGACGTGGACATTGAGCCCTATGTAAGCAAAATGCTTG GTACTGGTAAACTGGGATTCTCATTTGTGAGAATCACAGCACTTATGGTGTCTTGTAATCGTTTATGGGTAGGAACAGGAAATGGTGTCATCATCTCCATTCCATTAACAGAAA CCAATAAAtcagcagcaggctctgggaaCCGTCCGGGGAGTGTGATCCGTGTGTATGGAGATGAGCACAGTGACAAAGTGACTCCAGGGACATTCATCCCCTACTGTTCCATGGCAcatgcacagctctgcttccatgGCCACCGAGATGCTGTGAAATTCTTTGTTGCAGTACCAG GTCAGGTTGTTTCCCCTCAGAGTAGTGGTGGAACAGATCTAACACCTGATAAACAAGCCCAAGAGTCCTTCAACCAGAGTCCCTTAAAATCAATGTTGGTGATAAGTGGTGGAGAAGGATATATTGACTTCAGAATGG GTGATGAAGGAGGAGAATCTGAACTCCTGGGGGAAGCTCTACCACTTGAACCTTCTGTAGCCAAAGCTGAGAGGAGTCACTTGATAGTGTGGCAAGTCATGTGTGGCAGTGAGTGA
- the SPAG9 gene encoding C-Jun-amino-terminal kinase-interacting protein 4 isoform X11 gives MNPGCMLLFVFGFVGGAVVINSAILVSLSVLLLVHFSISTGVPALTQNLPRILRKERPISLGIFPLPAGDALLTPEAQREVAETPAAEHWKFHELSQPRSHTSLKDELSDVSQAGSKCTTPASTAASDDPVLPAETPQKENVEGLAKDREMSNEKLDVSKNIEVQAAQETRNVCTGGNENEEKSEVQAIIDSTPELDMDKDISGYKGSSTPTKGIKNKAFDRNTESLFEELSSAGSGLIGDVDEGADLLDHNFFGMGREVENLILENTQLLETKNALNVVKNDLIAKVDELTCEKDVLQGELEAVKQAKQKLEEKNKELEEELRKARAEAEEARQKAKEDDDSDVPTAQRKRFTRVEMARVLMERNQYKERLMELQEAVRWTEMIRASRENPAMQEKKRSSIWQFFSRLFSSSSNTAKKPEPPVNVKYNAPTSHITPSVKKRSSTLSQLPSDKSKAFEFLSEETEASLASRREQKREQYRQVKAHVQKEDGRVQAFGWSLPQKYKQVANGGQGENKMKNLPVPVYLRPLDEKDTSMKLWCAVGVNLSGGKTRDGGSVVGASVFYNDVTGVDADGNKQQTGSQSSLDKLDQELKDQQKELKHQEELSSLVWICTSTHSATKVIIIDANQPGNILDSFIVCNSHVLCIASVPGARETDYPAGEEGSQEGDSSQVDKSSLCGSMTSNSSAETDSLLGGITVVGCTAEGLTGASGAHDINGASPVAEKQSDIATENNSVDENIPTAEEATEATEVNAGTGEDTADIAQTGVYTEHVFTDPLGVQHTTEASPVYQPNTESELYKDVAVLPNEQDLVREEAQKMSSLLPTMWLGAQNGCLYVHSSVAQWRKCVHAIKLKDSILSIVHVKGIVLVALADGTLAIFHRGVDGQWDLTNYHLLDLGRPHHSIRCMTVVHDKVWCGYRNKIYVVQPKAMKIEKSFDAHPRRESQVRQLAWVGDGVWVSIRLDSTLRLYHAHTYQHLQDVDIEPYVSKMLGTGKLGFSFVRITALMVSCNRLWVGTGNGVIISIPLTETNKSAAGSGNRPGSVIRVYGDEHSDKVTPGTFIPYCSMAHAQLCFHGHRDAVKFFVAVPGQVVSPQSSGGTDLTPDKQAQESFNQSPLKSMLVISGGEGYIDFRMGDEGGESELLGEALPLEPSVAKAERSHLIVWQVMCGSE, from the exons ATGAATCCGGGCTGcatgctgctgtttgtgtttggCTTCGTTGGCGGGGCGGTGGTCATTAACTCGGCCATCCTGGTGTCGctctctgttctgctgctcGTGCACTTTTCCATTTCCACTGGGGTGCCAGCTCTGACGCAGAACCTCCCAAGGATCCTCAG GAAGGAGCGTCCAATATCCCTGGGCATCTTCCCATTACCTGCAGGAGATGCTCTCCTCACGCCTGAGGCTCAGAGGGAGGTGGCAGAAACACCggcagcagagcactggaaatTCCACGAGCTGAGCCAGCCACGGTCCCACACCAGCCTCAAg GATGAGCTCTCTGATGTTAGCCAAGCAGGATCCAAATGTACTACTCCAGCATCCACAGCTGCTTCAGATgatcctgtgctgcctgctgaaacccctcaaaaggaaaatgttgaaGGGCTTGCAAAGGACAGAGAGATGTCGAATGAGAAACTGGATGTAAGCAAGAATATTGAAGTACAGGCAGCTCAAGAGACAAGAAATGTGTGCACTG ggggaaatgaaaatgaagaaaaatctgaagttcAGGCAATCATTGACTCAACTCCAGAGTTGGATATGGATAAAGACATCAGTGGATATAAGGGTTCCAG CACTCCCACCAAAGGCATCAAGAACAAAGCATTTGACCGTAACACAGAGTCACTCTTTGAAGAGCTGTCATCTGCTGGTTCTGGCCTAATTGGAGATGTGGATGAAGGTGCAGATTTACTGG ACCATAATTTCTTTG GAATGGGGCGTGAGGTTGAAAACcttattttggaaaacactcagctgctggaaacaaA AAATGCACTGAATGTAGTGAAGAATGATTTAATAGCAAAGGTGGATGAATTGACCTGTGAGAAGGATGTACTACAAGGTGAATTAGAGGCtgtaaaacaagcaaaacaaaagcttgaagagaagaataaagaatTGGAAGAAGAGCTAAGAAA AGCTCGTGCAGAAGCAGAGGAAGCAAGACAGAAGGCTAAAGAGGATGATGAT AGCGATGTCCCCACGGCGCAGCGGAAACGCTTCACGCGCGTGGAAATGGCCCGAGTGCTGATGGAGAGGAACCAGTACAAGGAGAGGctgatggagctgcaggaggctgtCCGATGGACTGAGATGATAAG AGCATCCAGAGAAAATCCAGCCatgcaagagaagaaaagatcAAGCATTTGGCAATT TTTTAGCAGACTCTTCAGTTCATCCAGCAATACAGCAAAGAAACCAGAACCTCCTGTCAATGTTAAGTATAATGCTCCAACCTCGCACATTACTCCATCTGtcaagaaaagaagcagcaccTTATCTCAATTACCCAGTGACAAATCTAAAGCCTTTGAATTCCTCAGTGAAGA AACTGAAGCCAGTTTAGCCTCACGCCGGGAGCAGAAGAGAGAGCAGTACCGCCAGGTGAAAGCTCACGTCCAGAAAGAGGATGGCAGAGTGCAGGCTTTTGGCTGGAGTTTACCTCAGAAGTACAAACAG GTGGCAAATGGTGGACAGGGTGAAAATAAGATGAAGAACTTGCCTGTACCTGTTTATCTGAGACCTTTAGATGAGAAGGATACCTCTATGAAG ctgtgGTGTGCTGTAGGGGTGAACCTGTCAGGAGGGAAGACACGAGATGGAGGGTCTGTGGTTGGTGCCAGTGTGTTCTACAATGATGTGACTGGTGTGGATGCAGATGGCAACAAGCAGCAAACAGGATCCCAGAGTAGCTTAGATAAACTAGACCAAGAGCTCAAG GATCAGCAGAAGGAACTgaaacatcaggaagaattaTCCAGTCTGGTTTGGATCTGTACTAGCACACATTCTGCTACAAAAGTTATCATCATTGATGCAAATCAACCAGGGAATATTCTGGACAGTTTCATTGTTTGCAATTCTCATGTGCTTTGTATTGCCAGTGTGCCAG GGGCAAGGGAAACAGATTACCCTGCAGGAGAAGAAGGGTCCCAGGAAGGAGATTCCAGCCAAGTGGACAAATCTTCCCTGTGTGGCAGTATGACCagcaacagctctgctgagacTGACAGTCTGCTGGGGGGCATCACCGTGGTGGGCTGCACTGCTGAGGGTCTCACAGGGGCTTCTGGTGCCCATGACATCAATGGGGCCTCACCTGTGGCAGAGAAACAGTCAG ATATTGcaactgaaaataattcagtagATGAGAACATTCCAACGGCAGAGGAGGCAACAGAAGCAACAGAAGTCaatgcagggacaggagaagaCACAGCTGATATTGCACAAACTGGAGTCTACACAGAGCATGTCTTTACAGATCCCTTGGGAGTGCAGCATACAACAGAGGCATCCCCTGTGTATCAGCCTAA TACTGAATCAGAGTTATATAAGGATGTTGCAGTTCTGCCAAATGAGCAAGATCTAGTGAGAgaggaagcacagaaaatgagTAGCCTTTTACCAACCATGTGGCTTGGAGCACAGAATGGATG CCTGTATGTTCATTCGTCAGTGGCCCAGTGGAGGAAATGTGTACATGCCATTAAACTTAAAGATTCTATTCTCAGTATTGT ACATGTCAAAGGAATAGTCTTGGTTGCACTGGCAGATGGGACACTGGCCATCTTTCACCGGGGAGTTG ATGGTCAGTGGGATTTGACAAACTATCACCTCTTGGACCTGGGCCGGCCACACCACTCCATCCGGTGCATGACAGTGGTGCATGACAAGGTCTGGTGTGGCTACAGGAACAAAATCTATGTTGTTCAACCAAAGGCCATGAAAATAGAG AAGTCCTTTGATGCCCACCCAAGGAGGGAGAGCCAAGTGAGGCAGCTGGCATGGGTGGGGGACGGGGTGTGGGTGTCCATCCGCCTGGACTCCACCCTGCGCCTCTACCACGCCCACACCTACCAGCACCTGCAGGACGTGGACATTGAGCCCTATGTAAGCAAAATGCTTG GTACTGGTAAACTGGGATTCTCATTTGTGAGAATCACAGCACTTATGGTGTCTTGTAATCGTTTATGGGTAGGAACAGGAAATGGTGTCATCATCTCCATTCCATTAACAGAAA CCAATAAAtcagcagcaggctctgggaaCCGTCCGGGGAGTGTGATCCGTGTGTATGGAGATGAGCACAGTGACAAAGTGACTCCAGGGACATTCATCCCCTACTGTTCCATGGCAcatgcacagctctgcttccatgGCCACCGAGATGCTGTGAAATTCTTTGTTGCAGTACCAG GTCAGGTTGTTTCCCCTCAGAGTAGTGGTGGAACAGATCTAACACCTGATAAACAAGCCCAAGAGTCCTTCAACCAGAGTCCCTTAAAATCAATGTTGGTGATAAGTGGTGGAGAAGGATATATTGACTTCAGAATGG GTGATGAAGGAGGAGAATCTGAACTCCTGGGGGAAGCTCTACCACTTGAACCTTCTGTAGCCAAAGCTGAGAGGAGTCACTTGATAGTGTGGCAAGTCATGTGTGGCAGTGAGTGA